The following coding sequences are from one Scomber japonicus isolate fScoJap1 chromosome 3, fScoJap1.pri, whole genome shotgun sequence window:
- the LOC128355396 gene encoding odorant receptor 131-2-like: MQLWEQFGEAMENNFRTALKRFWTTIWRFRRGKQCIGRLPGKVYAEVLERRVRRIVKPRIKEEQCGFRPGHGNAFDRVPLGILLGVLQEYGVLDPLIRAFHSLYDWCQSLTVTSNSDWIGSPLSVKWMRISTSKSESMVLSRKKVECTFRDPQISSMNSSSYSYNVSSGLNYKDASSAAVVKNVIVVALGLTINYINSTLIHTFRKHQILYVNPRYILFIHLVLNDIIQLTTTISLFVLSYAFYRFNASLCCLIITLAVFTTLNTPLNLAVMAVECYIAICLPLRHAELCTIKRTYILIGWIWAMSAASTLPDVFIILATEPSEFFYSIIFCERDNLFHHPISLNKRDVSYILFLVGVWLTLFYTYFKIFFAAKAAKEAKEAKSSEGGAKKARNTILLHGFQLILCMLTYVAPPLKKALLYWFPKYYVHARFASYIIIQMLPRFVSPIVYGLRDKTFRQHLKKYLLCSV; the protein is encoded by the exons ATGCAGCTGTGGGAACAGTTtggtgaggccatggagaacAACTTCCGGACAGCTttgaagagattctggaccaccatctgGCGtttcaggagggggaagcagtgcatcgGACG cctccctggtaaggtctatgcAGAGgtactggagaggagggtccgtcggatagtcaaACCTCGGATtaaggaggagcagtgtggttttcgtccaggccatGGAaat gcattcgaccgtgtccctctgGGAATCCTGTTGGGGGTTCTCCAGGAGTACGGGGTAttggaccccctgatacgggccttCCATTCCCTGTATGActggtgtcagagcttg accgtgacctccaactctgaCTGGATTGGTTCGCCACTGAGTGTGAAgtggatgagaatcagcacctccaaatccgagtccatggtcctcagcAGGAAAAAGGTGGAGTGCACttttcgg GATCCTCAAATCAGCTCCATGAATTCCTCGTCATACAGCTATAATGTGTCCAGTGGTCTAAATTATAAAGATGCTTCAAGTGCAGCTGTGGTCAAAAATGTGATTGTTGTGGCTCTTGGTCTTACCATCAACTATATCAATAGTACTCTGATTCACACCTTCAGAAAACACCAG atACTTTATGTGAATCCTCGTTACATCTTATTCATCCACCTGGTGTTGAATGATATAATCCAGCTCACTACAACAATCAGCCTGTTTGTCCTTAGTTATGCCTTCTACAGATTTAATGCTTCTCTCTGTTGCCTCATTATTACACTTGCTGTTTTCACCACCCTCAACACCCCATTAAATTTAGCAGTCATGGCAGTGGAGTGCTACATTGCTATTTGTTTACCACTGCGACATGCTGAGCTCTGTACCATCAAAAGGACATATATTCTGATTGGTTGGATCTGGGCCATGAGTGCAGCCTCAACACTGCCGGATGTGTTCATTATTCTTGCAACAGAGCCTTCAGAGTTTTTTTATTCAATCATTTTCTGTGAGAGAGATAACTTATTCCATCACCCTATAAGTTTAAACAAGAGGGATGTGTCATACATACTTTTCCTTGTTGGTGTTTGGCTCACTCTTTTCTACACTTATTTCAAGATTTTCTTTGCTGCTAAAGCAGCTAAAGAAGCTAAAGAAGCTAAATCATCTGAGGGAGGTGCAAAGAAGGCCAGGAATACAATCTTGCTGCATGGCTTTCAGCTGATCTTGTGTATGCTAACCTATGTAGCTCCTCCGTTGAAAAAGGCTCTGTTGTACTGGTTCCCTAAATATTATGTACACGCACGCTTTGCTTCCTACATCATAATTCAGATGCTCCCCAGGTTTGTCAGTCCTATTGTGTACGGGCTACGAGACAAGACTTTTAGACAGCACTTGAAAAAGTATCTGCTGTGTTCAGTGTGA
- the LOC128355393 gene encoding odorant receptor 131-2-like: protein MKKRITFQIIVNELTPRVLNYSTGGRISSPTPRLESELHPFPAEDYGLRFGVADSHPGEPIHYNVSSGLSYRDSTSTAVVKNVIVLALGFTINYINSTLIHTFRKHQIFYVNPRYILFIHLVLNDIIQLTTTISLFVFSYIFYKINTSICCLIITLAVFTTLNTPLNLAVMAVECYIAICLPLRHAELCTIKRTYILIGWIWAMSAASTLPDVFIILATERLKLFYSTIFCERENFFRHPISLKKRDASYIIYLVGVWLTLFYTYFKIFFTAKAAKEAKSSDGDAKKARNTILLHGFQLILCMLTFVAHVFKKTLFYWFPKYYAHALFACYIIIQMLPRFVSPVVYGLRDKTFRQHLKKYLMCSMWASIRPRTPEKNHIT, encoded by the exons atgaagaagaggatCACCTTCCAGATCATTGTAAATGAGTTG accccgagggtCTTGAACTACTCCACtgggggcaggatctcatccccgactcCCCGACTGGAGAGTgaactccacccttttccggctGAGGACTATGGACTCAGATTTGGAgttgctgattctcatcccggcgaaccaatcca CTATAATGTGTCCAGTGGTCTAAGTTATCGAGACTCTACCAGCACAGCTGTCGTCAAAAATGTGATTGTTCTGGCTCTTGGATTTACCATCAACTATATCAATAGTACTCTGATTCACACCTTCAGAAAACACCAG aTATTTTATGTGAATCCTCGTTACATCTTATTCATCCACCTGGTGTTGAATGATATAATCCAGCTCACCACAACAATCAGTCTATTTGTCTTTAGTTACATCTTCTACAAAATTAATACTTCTATCTGTTGCCTCATTATTACACTTGCTGTTTTCACCACCCTCAACACCCCATTAAATTTAGCAGTCATGGCAGTGGAGTGCTACATTGCTATTTGTTTACCACTGCGACATGCTGAGCTCTGTACAATCAAAAGGACATATATTCTGATTGGTTGGATCTGGGCCATGAGTGCAGCCTCAACACTGCCGGATGTGTTTATTATTCTTGCAACAGAACGTTTAAAGTTATTCTATTCTACAATTTTCTGTGAGCGGGAGAATTTTTTCCGTCACCCCATAAGTTTGAAAAAGAGGGATGCGTCCTACATAATTTACCTGGTTGGTGTTTGGCTCACTCTCTTCTACACTTATTTCAAGATTTTCTTTACTGCTAAAGCAGCTAAAGAAGCTAAATCATCTGATGGGGATGCAAAGAAGGCCAGGAATACAATACTGCTGCATGGCTTTCAGCTGATCTTGTGTATGCTAACCTTTGTCGCCCATGTGTTTAAAAAGACTCTGTTTTACTGGTTCCCTAAATATTATGCACATGCGCTCTTTGCTTGTTACATCATAATTCAGATGCTCCCCAGGTTTGTCAGTCCTGTTGTGTACGGTCTACGAGACAAGACTTTTAGACAGCACTTGAAAAAGTACCTGATGTGTTCAATGTGGGCAAGCATCAGACCACGGACTCCAGAGAAAAATCACATTACATAA
- the LOC128355395 gene encoding odorant receptor 131-2-like, with protein sequence MNSSSYSYNVSSGLSYKDASSAAVVKNVIVVALGLTINFINGTLIHTFRKHQILYVNPRYILFIHLVLNDIIQLTTTISLFVLSYAFYRFNASLCCLIITFAVFTTLNTPLNLAVMAVECYIAICLPLRHAELCTIKRTYILIGWIWAMSAASTLPDVFIILATEPSEFFYSIIFCERDNLFHHPISLNKRDVSYILFLVGVWLTLFYTYFNIFFAAKAAKEAKSSGGDAKKARNTILLHGFQLILCMLTYVAPPLNKALLYWFPKYYVHARFVWYIIIQVLPRFVSPIVYGLRDKTFRQHLKKYLLCSV encoded by the exons ATGAATTCCTCATCTTACAGCTATAATGTGTCCAGTGGTCTAAGTTATAAAGATGCTTCAAGTGCAGCTGTGGTCAAAAATGTGATTGTTGTGGCTCTTGGTCTTACCATCAACTTTATCAATGGTACTCTGATTCACACCTTCAGAAAACACCAG aTACTTTATGTGAATCCTCGTTACATCTTATTCATCCACCTGGTGTTGAATGATATAATCCAGCTCACTACAACAATCAGTCTGTTTGTCCTTAGTTATGCCTTCTACAGATTTAATGCTTCTCTCTGTTGCCTCATTATTACATTTGCTGTTTTCACCACCCTCAACACCCCATTAAATTTAGCAGTCATGGCAGTGGAGTGCTACATTGCTATTTGTTTACCACTGCGACATGCTGAGCTCTGTACAATCAAAAGGACATATATTCTGATTGGTTGGATCTGGGCCATGAGTGCAGCCTCAACACTGCCGGATGTGTTCATTATTCTTGCAACAGAGCCTTCAGAGTTTTTCTATTCTATCATTTTCTGTGAGAGAGATAACTTATTTCATCACCCTATAAGTTTAAATAAGAGGGATGTGTCATACATACTTTTCCTTGTTGGTGTTTGGCTCACTCTTTTCTACActtatttcaatattttctttgCTGCTAAAGCAGCTAAAGAAGCTAAATCATCTGGTGGGGATGCAAAGAAGGCCAGGAATACAATCTTGCTGCATGGCTTTCAGCTGATCTTGTGTATGCTAACCTATGTAGCTCCTCCATTGAACAAGGCTCTGTTGTACTGGTTTCCTAAATATTATGTACACGCACGCTTTGTTTGGTACATCATAATTCAGGTGCTCCCCAGGTTTGTCAGTCCTATTGTGTACGGGCTACGAGACAAGACTTTTAGACAGCACTTGAAAAAGTATCTGCTGTGTTCAGTGTGA
- the LOC128355397 gene encoding odorant receptor 131-2-like yields MNSPSYSYNVSSSLTYKDASSAAVVKNVIVVALGLTINYINGTLIHTFRKHQILYVNPRYILFIHLVLNDIIQLTTTISLFIFGYAFYRFNASFCCLIITLAVFTTLNTPLNLAVMAVECYIAICLPLRHAELCTIKRTYILIGWIWAMSAASTLPDVFIILATEPSEFFYSIIFCERDNLFHHPISINKRDVSYMIYLIGVWLTLFYTYFKIFFAAKAAKEAKSSGGDAKKARNTILLHGFQLILCMLTYVAPPLKKALFYWFPKYYAHALFASYIIIQMLPRFVSPIVYGLRDKTFRQHLKKYLLCSV; encoded by the exons ATGAATTCCCCGTCATACAGCTATAATGTGTCCAGTAGCCTAACTTATAAAGATGCTTCAAGCGCAGCGGTGGTCAAAAATGTGATTGTTGTGGCTCTTGGTCTTACCATCAACTATATCAATGGTACTCTGATTCACACCTTCAGAAAACACCAG aTACTTTATGTGAATCCTCGTTACATCTTATTCATCCACCTGGTGTTGAATGATATAATCCAGCTCACTACAACAATCAGTCTGTTTATCTTTGGTTATGCCTTCTACAGATTTAATGCTTCCTTCTGTTGCCTCATTATAACACTTGCTGTTTTCACCACCCTCAACACTCCATTAAATTTAGCAGTCATGGCAGTGGAGTGCTACATTGCTATTTGTTTACCACTGCGACATGCTGAGCTCTGTACCATCAAAAGGACATATATTCTGATTGGTTGGATCTGGGCCATGAGTGCAGCCTCAACACTGCCGGATGTGTTCATTATTCTTGCAACAGAGCCTTCAGAGTTTTTCTATTCTATCATTTTCTGTGAGAGAGATAACTTATTCCATCACCCTATAAGTATAAATAAGAGGGATGTGTCATACATGATTTACCTAATTGGTGTTTGGCTCACTCTTTTCTACACTTATTTCAAGATTTTCTTTGCTGCTAAAGCAGCTAAAGAAGCTAAATCATCTGGTGGTGATGCAAAGAAGGCCAGGAATACAATCTTGCTGCATGGCTTTCAGCTGATCTTGTGTATGCTAACCTATGTAGCTCCTCCGTTGAAAAAGGCTCTGTTTTACTGGTTCCCTAAATATTATGCACACGCACTCTTTGCTTCCTACATCATAATTCAGATGCTCCCCAGGTTTGTCAGTCCTATTGTGTACGGGCTACGAGACAAGACTTTTAGACAGCACTTGAAAAAGTATCTGCTGTGTTCAGTGTGA
- the LOC128355399 gene encoding odorant receptor 131-2-like, whose product MNVTSGNKTLTPPVNYRDSFVIAVGKNVIVVVLGMTINYINATMIHTFNRHHIFKLNPRYILFIHLVFNDLLQLTTSITLFVFTYTFHTIYVPLCCLLILPAVFTTQNTPLNLAFMAAECYIAVCFPLRYNYICTVKRTYTVIGIIWTMSSLSILPDIFILLVSEPQDFLYARVFCRRDNVFRSAYSLKKRDASHILFLVVVWITLFYTYFRILFVAKAANTDANKARNTILLHGFQVLLCMITYVQPMIVTFLSYLFPGGMASILFAIFVINQILPRFISPIVYGLRDSTFRKYLKHYLLCAVNESNHVKKKLKALC is encoded by the exons ATGAATGTCACATCTGGGAACAAAACTCTGACACCCCCTGTGAATTACCGGGACAGCTTTGTCATAGCTGTTGGCAAGAATGTGATCGTCGTTGTCCTCGGCATGACCATCAACTACATCAATGCCACCATGATCCACACATTCAACAGGCATCAT ATCTTCAAGTTGAACCCTCGCTACATCCTTTTCATCCACCTGGTGTTTAACGACCTGCTCCAGCTGACAACCAGTATCACCCTCTTTGTCTTCACCTACACCTTCCACACAATCTATGTCCCCCTCTGTTGCCTCCTCATCTTACCAGCGGTCTTCACCACACAAAACACGCCCCTGAATCTCGCTTTCATGGCTGCAGAGTGCTACATTGCTGTCTGCTTTCCTCTGCGCTACAACTACATATGTACAGTCAAAAGAACATACACTGTAATTGGCATAATCTGGACAATGAGTTCACTTTCTATTCTGCCAGATATCTTCATCCTCTTGGTCTCTGAACCTCAGGATTTCTTATATGCCAGAGTGTTCTGCAGAAGGGATAATGTGTTTCGGAGCGCCTACAGCTTAAAGAAGAGGGATGCATCCCATATATTGTTTCTGGTAGTGGTTTGGATAACTCTGTTCTACACTTACTTCAGAATTTTGTTTGTGGCCAAAGCTGCTAATACAGATGCTAATAAGGCAAGAAACACAATCCTCCTTCATGGCTTTCAAGTGTTGTTGTGCATGATAACCTACGTGCAACCTATGATTGTTACATTTCTCTCATACTTGTTCCCAGGAGGGATGGCATCCATACTTTTTGCTATATTTGTTATAAACCAAATCCTTCCTCGCTTCATCAGTCCTATTGTCTATGGCTTAAGAGACAGTACTTTCAGAAAGTACTTAAAACACTATCTGCTGTGTGCAGTAAATGAAAGCAACCATGTCAAGAAAAAACTGAAGGCACTCTGTTGA